A segment of the Anaerolineae bacterium genome:
CGATAGGGCCTGGGCCGGTAGCCGGTCAGGCGGGTAGCGTAATGGCCCATGGTGTGGCGGCGTTGCGCCCCACCGGTACCCAGGTTCAGCAAAGCGATGACCGCGATCACCAGCAGAATAACCCACCAATACTCGGCGCTTACGGCAAACACCAGGCAGCCGCCAAATAAAAGCGCCAGCAGAATAAAGGGGGCGCAGCCCCAGAGAGCCTGTCCCAGCACCACTCCCATGGCAATTTCAATGATATTTTTCATAAACTCACCTCAATTTATCCTGAAAATAATCGTTGTGTCGCCAATGGTAATCTGGTCGCCGTGGTTGAGTGAATATCGGTTCACGCGCTGGCCGTTGACCAATGTGCCATTAACGCTGTTTAAATCTTCCAAAATATATTCCCGGCCAACCCGCTGGATGCGGGCATGATGGCGAGACACGTTAGCGCCGGGCAAAACCACATGGTCTCGCGGGTGGCGGCCAATGGTAATGAGGTTGTTGGCAAAGCCCACCAGCCCTATTCCCGGCGCTTCAACGCCGGGCAGTTGGGCCGGGGGTCTGATTGCTGCCGTCCGGCGCGGCTGGCGATACAGCAGCAGCAAAACAAGGCCGCCCAAAACGGCCACGCCGGTAAGAAGATAAAGCGGATTAAAACCCGAAGCCGTCTTTAAGGTGCGGGTAGACACCAACACGTTAAAGTCGGTGACGCCGGATGGCACTTGCATCCCCGTTACCGATAGTTGCCATTGACCGGCCGGCGGGCGTTGGATAACCAAATACACCAGATTGCCAAACTCGCGGCGCACGGAATTTGGATAATTGGCCTCTACCGGCTGGCCCCGGGGGTCTATCAACTGCAAAGCCAATTGGCTGCCCGGCCAGTTCAAACTGACGGTAAGCTGCTGCGCCCCCCCGGCTACCTGAAACCCGTTCAGATTGACGGTTTCATTCTGTTTTATTTGACCGCTGTATTGGGTAATTAATTTTCCCAGGGCCTGGTGACGAGATTGCAAATAAACCGTAGATAGTTCAAAGGCATTTTTAGCATTGTAATACCGGCCGCAGCCGGAACCGGCGGCAATTTGCTGCAAAAAAGACTCGTCCAACGCGCCGGATGCGCCCAGGGGGGCGGGGCGGCCAAATCCAATGGTAAAGATGCAAATATTGGCCGCTTTAGCCCGGGGCACCTGTTGGTTGAGGATTTCATCCTTTAAATCATCCACGTACTCCAATTCATCAAATATAAAAGGCGGCTGGGGATTGGCGTCGGAGGTGGTGGGCTGGCCGTCGCTCAAGAGCAGCAGGATACGGGCCGCGCCTGAAGGCGCGTTTTCCAGAATATCAATGCCCCGGTCCAGACCGGCGGCCATATTGGTCTGGTCCAGCGGGGAAAGCTGGCCCATCATCCGGCGCGCATCGTCCGGGTTATGGCTCAAGGGCAGGTTAATTTTGGCCCTGTTGCTAAAACTGACCACGCCTACCTGGTGCGCGCCGGGCGCGAGCGTATTTTCGGTGTCAATCAGGTTCAAAATATCATGGCCGGCGGTGATGGCGGCTTCAATTTTTCTGGCTCCGCCCGGCTCCGGTTCTTCCATACTGCCGGACACATCAAACACCAGAGCCGTGGCGGTGTGGCCGCCGTCAACCGGCTGAATGTCAATCACCGGCTCAGGCTCAATGACCGGAGGGGGAACGGTAGGCGGTGTAACTACGGGCGGCTGGTTGACCGCCACATATTCATTTTCCAGAAGTTCCAGGATTTTTTGGCGCACCTCTTCCTTTTGATGGATATTGGTATGGAACAAGGCTCCAGCCAGAGGTAACATTTGGTCCAGATTGTCCAGTTTGATCTCCGGTTTTAGCAGCACCGCCTGGTAATGCAGGGTTATTTCGGCGTCGAAACCAAAGGGTTGGTAGTAAGGCGGATTGGGGCCGCTCCGGCCGCCCAGGTTGGGGATGGTGGTGGCATTGTCTTTACTGACCACCCAATCGCCCACGCTCAAAACCTGGCCCGAGGCTACCGGCATATCAAAAAATTTGGTAGCCACATTCATGCCAATATCGCTGTATAACAGGTAATAATCAATATCATTGGGATTGGGGCGTTGGTTCAAGGTTTTAATGAACTCGCTGTTGGGGTCCAGCTGCTGCCCGGCCGGGCTTTCGGGATCAGGGAGCAATGAAATCATATCGGTTGACGCGCTGACAAATTCTTTGATAAAACTGCGAATCACCGGCTTGGCCATTTTATTTGGCACCGCCCGCGTCAATTGCTCGGCTACGGCGTCGGCGCCCTGGTTATACAGGTTAATGTATTCGCTGCCGCTGTGGGGCGTGGCCAGGTCTATGAACCGGCCAATGTTGCCCTGGTATTGGGTTTGGCGCGGCCCGGCGTTGTGGCGATAAGCCAGCAGTTGGCGCGTCACCAGCCCGCCCAGGCTGTGAGCCACAATGTCCACCTGGCCGCTGCCCCCGCGCTGCCGGTCCACCTGGCTTAACACATTGACCGCTTCCATCAGGTAACGGGCGGTGCAGGTCACATCGGCCTCGCCGTCCGGCTGGCCGTTAGGGCCGGGCGGGTAACTCAAACGATGCACCAGGCTTGGGTCGTACTTTTGAATCAAACGGCCATACAGGCTGTGGGGGTCGTTTTCATCGCCCCACATGCTCGCGCTGCTGTTGAAGCCATGCACCAGCACCAGGGGATGCTGTTCTTGGGCCGGGTTGTTATGCTCCTGCGCGTAGGCCAGCAGTTCCTGGCCGTAGGTCGTGGGGTCGCAGGCAGGCGCTTGCGCTGCAACGGTTCCTGCCGAACCCGATATCAGGCTGAGACCAAACCACAGCAAGCCAAGCAACAGATAGCGGCGGTGATAAGCAGTTGTCATGGGCATGCCTCAACTTCGATGGTGGCAAAGAGCCACCACTTTCCTTCTTCCAGGTAATAGCGCAGCACGTAAAACTGGCTGGCTCGCTCGCGGGCCAGGCGAACGCAACCATCGGCCCATTGGCCGTTCCAGGGGTCTGCGCTCATAATGGCGGGCGGTTTGAGCACCTCCACCGTTTGCACCGGGCCGCCGGCGGTCTCGGCAGCTTGCATGCCCTGGCGAAAGCTATCCTCAGAGAACATTTCCTGCAACGAGGGGCCGATTTCTCCCTGGAGGGCTTCGGGCTGATTGTTACGCATGGCCTCTACCACCCGTTCCTGCACCGGCCCCGGTTGGGAGCGGTCAGGCGCGGGCGTGGCGGTAGGAACGGTCACTGCCGGCCGGCGCTCCTGCCGGCTGAACCAAAGCAGGCCGCCCACAACGGCGATGATAATTAATGCGGCAATAAGGAGGGGGGTGTTGGTTTGTCGTTGGTTCATTTTTTCACCTAGAGCCTATCCAAAACATGAGCCAGACGCCTGTAGATAATCCTATTTTGGCAATAGATTAGTTGAACAATATGAAACCCAATATTTTTACCCGGATAATAAATTATCGGATTTGGTCACAAGTTTAACCTAACCCACTCACTCGAGGCCGAAGATAGTAAAATCCTGGTAACGGACTACAGCGCCATCAACAAATTCACCATTAATAAAATCTGTAGCCACAGCGATATCACCATAATTGGTTCGCGCCGATAGATCAAGGTAGGCAACCTCGTCATTGATATAGAGTTCACCCCCGTCATCTTTAACAATCATAACGACGACATTGGCCTCGTTATCGCCAGTATTCAAATTAGAAATTGAGCCGCCGGCGATAGAATTATTTGGGCCATTCCGTAACTCCCATGTGTTATTAGAGAAGATGATCAGACGCAATTGCTCATCATACCCTTGATGACGGAATGAGAAACCATAATTCCAAGAGTTGGTTGATGCTGAATAGGGATTAAAGAATATCGCTGCCACTAAAAAATCACGCACAGAAACCCCGGCGAAATAATCTTCAATTAAATCATCATCTTCCATAACCAATTCGCCACTTACCGGACCAAATAAAGGCAGTAAGGGGGTTGGAGTCGGTTCGGCCTGGACAGCAGCAACTGCTGTAGCTGTGGCTTCAGCGGCCCGGGCTGTGGCGGCATATTGGGCCTCGGCCGTAACGGCCATAGTAGTGGCCCAAGCTCTGGCCGAGGCTGTTTCAACCGCTTGGGATGTTGCGACGCTTTCTGCTTTAGCGGTAGCTATTCGTTGGGATTCAAGAGTAAATTGAGCCAAGACTGTGTTTTGCATTTCCACGGTAGCTGTATGTTGGGCCTCAATAGTGGCCGTTTGTTGAGTTTGAGCGGCAACTGTGTCTTGGGTTTGTTGGGCTATTGCAGTGCTTTTTGCCTCAGTAGTGGCCGTTCGCTGGGCCCCAAGAGTAGATTGGGCGGCGGTTAGCCTAACTTGAATTGTAGCGGTTCCTTGCGCCTCAACGGTGGCAGTATAGCCTGACTGTATGGCATTTTGACTGCTTATAGACGTAAACACCATTAATAATATCACCAATACAGCCGCTGCGCTGCCAGCCCAAACCCAAACCGGCACACGCTTCTTGAGTACATTTCGGTCGGGAGTGGGGGTCGGCAGGGGCGTTGAAACAGGCGTTTGAGACGACGGCGATGCGGATTGCCCCCGACCAGTATTATCTAGAGCACGGCCAAAGTCGGCGACGGTGGGAAACCGCTGTTCCGGCTCTTTGGCCAACGCCTGCCCCAAAACGGCCTGGTAAGGCAGCGGCAGCCAGTTTAAATCTGGAGACTGGTGGACGTGCTGATATAAAATAGCGTGCGAGGTGTCGGCGTCAAAGGGAGGATGGCCGGTCAGCATTTCGTAAGCCACCACGGCCAGGGCGTACTGGTCGGTTTGGCCGCTCACGGGCTGGCCTTTAGCCTGCTCCGGGGCCATGTAGGCCGGCGTGCCGACCATGGTGCCGGTGCGGGTCAGGCGGCTGCTTTCGAGGGCGGCTTTGGCAATACCAAAATCCGTTAAAAAAGCGTGGTCATCACGAGTCACCAAAATATTGCCGGGTTTTACATCGCGGTGGATAATGCCCTGGCTATGGGCGTAATCCAGGGCGTGGGCTATTTGGCCGATAATGTGCGCGGCGCGAAACGGCGGCAGCGGGCCTTGCCGCAGCATGTCGGCCAAGGAAACGCCGTCAATATGGGCCATGGCGATATAATAAACCCCATTGGCCTGGCCCACGTCGTGGATGGTGACAATGTTGGGGTGAGTCATTTTGGCAGCAGCCCGCGCTTCTTGAAAGAAACGCTCAACAAAGGTGGCATCGGCGGTTAATTGGGGTAATAACACTTTGAGGGCAATGTCGCGGTCCAGCGACTCCTGGCGGGCGCGGTAAACCACCGCCATCCCTCCTTCGCCAATTTTGCCGGTAACTTTATATTGTCCAATCGTTTGACCAATGAGATTTGTCATGCTGAGTTCCTTTTATGAGGCAAGCAAACATAAACACCTGTTACTCTTCATATACAACCAGATTATCAAATACCACTCTTACACCGCCTTGTTCACCTTCTGTGCCAGCAGCCAAGGCCAGTTCAGTAACAATAAAAGGTTCAGCGGTTTCGAGAAGAATCATCGGCTGATTATTCACATAGAAAGTAAATTTACTATCCTTAGCCTGAACTGCCAACAGATTTATTCTTCCCAGCTCGTTAACAATTACTGAATTTTTTGTCCAATTTTGTAGAGTATGCCAGGTGCCATTCTCTGATTTTTGCACACAAAAATAACCCTCACTGGAAATTGCAAAATATATCACATCCCTGTTGGAGTTGAGGAAAAAGAAACCGTAGTTATTATCACGCGATCCCGCGATAGGGGCTGCTTTTACTTGTACCGTAAAATCAGTCAACTGTAGAGGAGAGAGATAAGTAGAAGATTTTGTATAATATGGCTGTTCAACATAAATAGATAAAAAACCGTCCAATATCTCAATGACTCCTATATCATTTTCTAGCCACCCCCATCGGCCCTCGTTAATGCTGAAATCATCTGAAATGATAGGTGTGGAGGTAGATATGAGTGAAGGATTCCTTTGGTCGGTCAAGACAGACAAAACCAGAAGTAAGATGACCACGATGGCGGCAATGCCGCCAGCCCATAACCAAACAGGCAGTCGCCTTTTTGGCAAACGCTGGTCAGACGAGACAACAGGCCTTGGCGGCGGCGTAGTTGAAACAGGTGATTGAAGGGATACCGGGGTGATTTGCTCGCTGGCTGCAAATTGTAAAGCCTGTCCAAACTCACTCACCATCGTAAACCGTTCTTCCGGCGTCTTGGCTAAGGCTCGCTGCAGTACGGGATGATACGGCAACGGCAACCAGCTTAGATCCGGGGCTTGATGCACGTGTTGGTATAAAATGGCATGCGAGGTATCGGCGTCAAAGGGGGGATGGCCGGTGAGAGTTTCGTAGGTCACTACAGCCAGGGCATACTGGTCAGTCTGCCCGCTCACAGGCTGGCCTTTGGCCTGCTCAGGGGCCATGTAGGCCGGCGTACCGACCATAGTGCCGGTGCGGGTCAGGCCGCCCTCGGTCATGGCTTTGGCAATGCCAAAGTCGGTCAGCCAGGCGTGGTCGCCTTCGGCCACCAGGATATTGCCGGGTTTCACATCACGGTGAATCACGCCCTGGCGATGGGCATAATCCAGGGCGTTGGCCATCTGGCCGATCAGGTGGGCCGCGCGGGCCGGGGGCAGCGCATGTTGAGTTTGCAAAATTTGGGCCAGGGAGTGGCCTTTAATATAGGCCATGGCAATGTAGTACCCCTGGTCAAACTCGCCCACGCTATAAACAGTAACAATATGGGGGTGCATCATTTTGCCGGAGGCGCGGGCTTCTTGCATGAAGCGTTGCACAAACACCCGGTCCCGGGTCAATTGGACCGGCAAGATTTTTAGGGCCACTTCTCTATCCAACGCTTCTTCGTAAGCGCGGTAGACTACGGCCATACCCCCTTCGCCGATAAAGCCGGTAATGTGGTACGGGCCAATGGTTTGGCCGATGAGTTCGGTCATAGTTAGCTCCAGAACGGTGAAAGTTGTTTGGGTTAGCGCACCAACGGGTCGCCCCAGATTGTCCAATCGCAGCCGTTGTTATCGGCCGGGCCGTCATCGGTGATCAGGGTTAATTGTTGGCCATTGGTTATGCTCACCTGAATGTTTTGCGGTTCGGAATAACTGAACATGGTGGGGCTGTGGTAGATTTCATTGCCGTCCAGTTGCATAATGAACTCCGCCCCATCGCCACACTCAATGGATTGCACCATGCCGATGGTGGCCAGGAATTCAGAGAAGTTCCCGCCCAGATTGTAGACCAGCATGGAGGGCGCATGCGCGTAAAGGCCAAGCGGATATTCAACATTATGCACAATGATAGGGTCGCCCGCATGCACATTGTCAGACTCGGAATCGGAATCAAAGGCGTATCTTCCAATAGAGAATGTCTCATAACCCACCTGTACGGCCTGGGGCTGAAATTGCGAAAGATAGCCATGGGTGGCAGGTGTGTTTGCCGACGCAGCGGTAGATGGTTCAACTTGCCCAATCCGCACATCGTCAATGTAGCCAACAATGGCGTCTGTGCTGTCGCTCCAAACGCCGACATAGACCGTAAAGTTGGCATTTTTGAGTTGTTCGGCATCAACCGGCACATGCGAACCGGCCACTTGGCCGTCAATATAGTAGGTGAATGTCATCGAGCCTGGGTCTAACTCGATGCGGAAGGTATGCCACTCGCCATAATTTACCTGTTTTCCCTCCGCATCATAACTATGCTCTTCTTGCCAGGGCCAGAGTGTATCAAAACAATAAGCCCAGCCTTCATCGCCGATACCACATTCGGCAAACCAAGCGTCTCCTACCACCAGATCAGCGTTAAAATGTAACTGGACATTACCCGAGGCATGTTTGTTGTTATCCAGCATGAGTTTCGCTTCAAAAAAGGTAGGCGAGTTTGAGGTTAGAGTGCGTAAGTGGACATATTCATATTTATGCAAAGCCAAATTTGTGCCTTCTACTTTTCCATCTTTGGTTATGACCAACATTCCCTCTCTTTGCTCAATTTGATTGGGCGGGTCGCTCCAATACGTCCATAGACTTTGATTAAAACCGCCGTCGTGGGCGGGATTGTTGAAATTATCGTACACGGTTGGGTCGGCGTCCATCGTCGCGGTAGGGGTGGGGGTGGGACGAGGGGTACTGGTGGGTTTTAGGGTTGGGGTAGGCTTGGTTGAAGCTTCAACTTCTGTCAGTTCATCCAGAGAAATATTCAGTTCCAGTTTGTCAACCGCTATCCAACCCATCCGGCCAGGGGCCGTTATTTTTACCCATGTGCGCTCTTTGTTAACCGCCAACAAATCAAAGCCGTCTCCGCCTTGTAAAATTTCTATTGCTTCAGCAGAATCTCCTGGCCCGTCACGGAGATAAGCAAAGTATGTTTTTACTACGGCATCCCAATTATCTTGAGATGAGCCATCATTTTTGGGTTGGCTTTTGGGGGCGTTATCCGGTACCGGCGTAGGACGAGGGGTAGACGTTGGGGCCAGAGTAGGAGTTGGCGTTTTGGTCAAACCGACCGCTAAAAGGATGCCGGTTTGAGGTTTTTCTGGCTCATGTTCTCTCTCCACCATGGTTAAACCAATGGCCACGGCCAAAACCACTACCGCCGCCAGCGCCCCCCAGGCCCAGATTGGCAAACCGCCCGGTTTTGGGGTGGAGCCGGGGCGCGGGCCGGTCGAGGAACGCGAGACACCTGGATGGGAATCCGTATCGCGGCGCGATGCAGCCGGTTGAGGGGAAGGCGAGGTCTGGGAAAGAGTGGGGGCAACCGTCTGGCCTTGTAAGGCCTGGCGCAAGGCGCTTACGCTTTCCCATCGTTCCGTGGTTTTCATGGCCATGGCTCGCAGCAGGGCGGCCTCAACTCCCGGCGAAATCTGCGAGACCACCTGGCGCGGCGGGATCAGGGGCCTGTCCCCGGATATCAACACCGGCGCTTCCGGCGGCACCAGGCCGGTCAAGAGGGTGTATAGCGTGGCCCCCAGGGCGTAAATATCGCTCCGGGCGCTGGTGGAAAAGCCATACTGTTCCGGCGGCGAGTACCCCGCGGTCACGGCTCGCGCCCCGGTCATGGTGCCCTGCCCGGCCAGTTTGACCAGCCCAAAATCAACCAGCACGGCTTTGCCCTGCGGGGTGATTTTGATGTTGGCCGGTTTGATGTCGCGGTGGATGATGGGCGGGTTTTGGCGATGCATGTACTCCAGGGCGTCGAGGACCTGGCCCAGCCAATTCAAGGCCACCTGTTCGCTGAGCAAGCCGGAACGGCGAACAATGGTTTCCAGGTCGTCCCCTTCAATATACTCCATCACCAGGTATTGCCGGCCGGTTTCGTCGTCAAAAAAATGGTCGGATACTTTGGGTAGATTGGGATGAGATAATTTAGCCAGCAAGCGAGCTTCGTTTTCAAACTGGCGGCGAGACTCGCCCTGCCCCATCTGGCCCACTTGCAGGTTTTCTTTTACGGCCACCGTAATCCCCAGGCGCGTATCCTCGGCCCGGTAAACCCGGCTCATGCCGCCCGCGCCAATCACTTCTAAAAGGCGATAACGGCCGCCAAGAACCGCGCCGGTGGGCAGAGGGTCAAACCCCATCATCGTATTGGTCATTGCTGATACCTTTCTCCAATTTATTTGGAAACATTCAACCGAAGGTGATCTAACCTACCGGTCAACGCGAAATCTAACTAAATCGCTGGCGGTAATTTCACCCCGGCTGCCGTAGGCTTCTAATAAAATGTAACAGTTGCCCCTGATGGCCATAGGGCCGCTAACGCACGCTCCCGCCGGGCCAAGCGAGTCCCATTGACCCAAAACAATATCCTGGCCGCTATTCCCTTCATGCGCAATGGCTTTGGCCCGGGCCGGAATAGCCAAGCGGAAGCAGAATTCCACCCCTTCACCGAAAAGGTAAATGCTGTCGGGACCTTTATTTAAGGTAGCCTCGGCTACTTGCGCCGAAACAGCCGTTGGTTTGGGCGGCGGTTTCGGAGTGGGGGTAGAAGTAGAGATAGGTGTAGCAGCAGGAATGGGGGTAGATACTTTCACCGTTGCGGTTTGGCCGGGCAAAGACCACAACTTAAAATCATGCAAAGCCACATGATTGCCCTTAAGCCCACTGGCGTAAATGCCCACTTTCCCTTGTTTGAATGTGCCGTCCACAACAGAACCGACATGCATATTGTTAGCATACAAATCAATTTTGGCTCCACTGGCCACTACCTGTAAATGGTTGGGGCCGCCGTCTATTAAAGCCGGCGACTGTTCCCACTCTAACAAAAAATCCCATTCGCCATCTTCTTGTTTGCCAATGCTAAAAAAATCTTCACTGATTTCGGCCGTATAATAATTGTGTTCGTCAACCATTCTAAAAATAAGGCCATAAGAGTGATCTTTGTCGCCCGCCACCAACTCGCCCCTGGCTTCAACGGCAAAATCCCGGTAAATTGTTTCATCCGGTAAATCCCAGGTGGCCCCATTGGAATCAAACCAATCAAAATGGTATAAGCCATCCCGGCTGTAGGAAATGAAATCCCCCTGGTCCAAAGGGCCAACCACCCAACTGGCGGCATCTATCTGGCTGTCTTGAAACAGGAGGTCATCCAGAGGAATCGCGGTGGCTGTAGCCGCCAGGGTGGGAGTGTCGGCTCTGGCCAGGGTTGGAGTTTCTGTGGGGAGAGGGGTAGGGGTAGGCGTTGCCGAGGGAGGCTTTGAGGTAGGGATAGACGTGGCAGTTTTGGGAATAAGGGTAGGGCTGGCGACACGGCTGATTTCAGGCGCGGATTTTGAGCCGGCCATAAAGACCACCAAGAGAATGAGACCAATGATAATCGCTCCGCCAACCCACAACCAAAAGGATTGATTGACTTTGGTTTGTGGCTTGGAGTAGGGTGTTGCAGAAACGAACTGACCCTTGAGCGCGTTTTGCAGCGACCGGCCAAATTCGCTGACAGAAGTAAAACGCTGCCCGGATTTTTTGGCCAAAGCGCGCTGCAAGACTGACTGATAAGGCAAAGGAAGCATGGAAAGATCAGGCGGCTGGTGCACATGTTGATAAAGGATGGCCTGGGAAGTATCGGCCTGGAAAGGCGGATGGCCGGTCAGGGCTTCATAGGCTACAACGGCCAGGGCATATTGGTCGGTTTGGGGCGTTACCGGCTGTCCTTTGGCTTGTTCTGGAGCCATGTAGGCCGGCGTGCCTACCATTGTGCCGGCGCGGGTCAGCCCGCTGCTCTGTTGGGCGGCTTTGGCAATGCCAAAATCGGTCAGCCAGGCCTGATCACCTGCGGCCACCAGAATGTTGCCCGGCTTAATGTCGCGGTGAATGATGCCCCGCCCATGGGCATAGTCCAAGGCCCCGGCAATCTGATTAATGATATGGGCCGCCCGTACCGGGGGCATAGCTCCTTGTTGCAATATATCGGCCAGCGATGCTCCTTCGATATAGGCCATAGCAATATAGTAAAGGCCATTGACCTCAGCCACATCATAAACATGCACAATATTGGCGTGATTCATTTTGGCGGCAGCGCGCGCTTCCTGTAAAAACCGCTCAATGAAGGTGGCGTCGGCCGTTAGCTGCGGCAGCAGCACCTTCAGGGCAATCTGGCGATCCAGCGACGGTTGGTAGGCCCGGTAAACCGCCGCCATGCCGCCTTTGCCAATTTGGCCGGTGATTTTATATTGCCCAATTGTTTGTCCAATGAGATCCATGCTCAACCTCTTGATAAGGAATAAACTTACGGCCCCCAAGAAATCCTTTCGGTGGTCCAACTGCGATCACCGGAAGACCCCCATGGGTTGGCGCTTGGGAAATCAAATAGTTTTTGGGGTTTGCCGCCAACGGCAGGAACAAGCCAAATGCCCCACACCCCATCCCGGTCGGAGACAAAAGCCACCCACTGGCCATCCGGTGATACGGTGGGCAAACCATCGTTAGATGACGGGCTGTTTGAAAGGTTAAGGGGAGCACCGCCTTCAAGACTGACGGCGTAAGCCTCCCAATTTCCGTCTATGCTGCCGGCGGAAAAATAAAGGTTTTCGCCCAGGGTGTCGCTGGGTAAAGCATCCGGCGAGGCTAATAACAAGCGCGGTTTTAAACCGCCGCCATCTCGGGGGGTGGCCCAGGAACCAATCAGGTAGATGCCATCTTGACTTGAACCCATTCGGCGGAAAGCAAGGTTTTGTTTGCCGTCCGTGGTCCAAACCGGCGACTGAGCCACCAATTCGTGGTCCGGCCCCGTTATAATGCCGTAGGTAGAAATGTTTTTACATTCCTCGGCGTTTTCATACTGCGGGCGTTTGGTTGAACATTGCACAAACAGAAACGAGTTCCCGGCTCGTCCCGGCACCAAATTGGGATTGCCGTAAACAAATCGAGTGCCATCCGGGTCCCAGTAAGGATGTTCGTCCGTTGGAGAGTCGCTGACCAGGTCAATCTGGTCAAAGTAGCGGCCGGCCATAACAATATTATTTTGGCCGCTAACGCTATCTTGACCATTGGCCAAAAGGCGGCCATCACCCTTGAAAAAACTGGGCTGTCGCGCTCTTTGCAGGGCCATAAACGGTTTGCCGTTGGGCAATTCAGCCACCCAAATATCAAAGTGCCCCACCCCGTCGTCAACCGGAAAGGCAATTCGTCCGGCAGGGGCGCCGGGGGGTTGTTTGGTCGGTGTTGTTATTGTGGCGGTAATGGCCTCCTGGGGTATTGCTTCGGCTACATCCGCAGCGGTTTTGGTTTCGCCTGATACGTCATCAATATAGATGGCTCCTTGACCCTGAAAACTGTCGGGAATATCGTCCAACACCAGGGCGTTGAAACTAAGGGGATAATCTATAGCGCCGTTGTCGGGGCCGCTAATAGCGGTATGGGGCCATTCCCCCTTTGGGTCTAACCAGGCGGTCATTTTTTGCCAGCCGGTGTGCTCAATTTGACCCAGGGGCGCTTGCCAGACCTGGCCTTTAGCATCTTTAACCCATACATTAAGATAGTGACCAGAACCATCGCCATAAACCCAGGCTGAAATGGCATTTGGCTGCCCGGGCAGGGCGTGCGATTGCTGGAACACCACAAAATCATTATCCTGGCCAGGGAATCTGTACATAAGCTGGCC
Coding sequences within it:
- a CDS encoding alpha/beta fold hydrolase produces the protein MTTAYHRRYLLLGLLWFGLSLISGSAGTVAAQAPACDPTTYGQELLAYAQEHNNPAQEQHPLVLVHGFNSSASMWGDENDPHSLYGRLIQKYDPSLVHRLSYPPGPNGQPDGEADVTCTARYLMEAVNVLSQVDRQRGGSGQVDIVAHSLGGLVTRQLLAYRHNAGPRQTQYQGNIGRFIDLATPHSGSEYINLYNQGADAVAEQLTRAVPNKMAKPVIRSFIKEFVSASTDMISLLPDPESPAGQQLDPNSEFIKTLNQRPNPNDIDYYLLYSDIGMNVATKFFDMPVASGQVLSVGDWVVSKDNATTIPNLGGRSGPNPPYYQPFGFDAEITLHYQAVLLKPEIKLDNLDQMLPLAGALFHTNIHQKEEVRQKILELLENEYVAVNQPPVVTPPTVPPPVIEPEPVIDIQPVDGGHTATALVFDVSGSMEEPEPGGARKIEAAITAGHDILNLIDTENTLAPGAHQVGVVSFSNRAKINLPLSHNPDDARRMMGQLSPLDQTNMAAGLDRGIDILENAPSGAARILLLLSDGQPTTSDANPQPPFIFDELEYVDDLKDEILNQQVPRAKAANICIFTIGFGRPAPLGASGALDESFLQQIAAGSGCGRYYNAKNAFELSTVYLQSRHQALGKLITQYSGQIKQNETVNLNGFQVAGGAQQLTVSLNWPGSQLALQLIDPRGQPVEANYPNSVRREFGNLVYLVIQRPPAGQWQLSVTGMQVPSGVTDFNVLVSTRTLKTASGFNPLYLLTGVAVLGGLVLLLLYRQPRRTAAIRPPAQLPGVEAPGIGLVGFANNLITIGRHPRDHVVLPGANVSRHHARIQRVGREYILEDLNSVNGTLVNGQRVNRYSLNHGDQITIGDTTIIFRIN
- a CDS encoding protein kinase; protein product: MTNLIGQTIGQYKVTGKIGEGGMAVVYRARQESLDRDIALKVLLPQLTADATFVERFFQEARAAAKMTHPNIVTIHDVGQANGVYYIAMAHIDGVSLADMLRQGPLPPFRAAHIIGQIAHALDYAHSQGIIHRDVKPGNILVTRDDHAFLTDFGIAKAALESSRLTRTGTMVGTPAYMAPEQAKGQPVSGQTDQYALAVVAYEMLTGHPPFDADTSHAILYQHVHQSPDLNWLPLPYQAVLGQALAKEPEQRFPTVADFGRALDNTGRGQSASPSSQTPVSTPLPTPTPDRNVLKKRVPVWVWAGSAAAVLVILLMVFTSISSQNAIQSGYTATVEAQGTATIQVRLTAAQSTLGAQRTATTEAKSTAIAQQTQDTVAAQTQQTATIEAQHTATVEMQNTVLAQFTLESQRIATAKAESVATSQAVETASARAWATTMAVTAEAQYAATARAAEATATAVAAVQAEPTPTPLLPLFGPVSGELVMEDDDLIEDYFAGVSVRDFLVAAIFFNPYSASTNSWNYGFSFRHQGYDEQLRLIIFSNNTWELRNGPNNSIAGGSISNLNTGDNEANVVVMIVKDDGGELYINDEVAYLDLSARTNYGDIAVATDFINGEFVDGAVVRYQDFTIFGLE
- a CDS encoding serine/threonine protein kinase gives rise to the protein MTELIGQTIGPYHITGFIGEGGMAVVYRAYEEALDREVALKILPVQLTRDRVFVQRFMQEARASGKMMHPHIVTVYSVGEFDQGYYIAMAYIKGHSLAQILQTQHALPPARAAHLIGQMANALDYAHRQGVIHRDVKPGNILVAEGDHAWLTDFGIAKAMTEGGLTRTGTMVGTPAYMAPEQAKGQPVSGQTDQYALAVVTYETLTGHPPFDADTSHAILYQHVHQAPDLSWLPLPYHPVLQRALAKTPEERFTMVSEFGQALQFAASEQITPVSLQSPVSTTPPPRPVVSSDQRLPKRRLPVWLWAGGIAAIVVILLLVLSVLTDQRNPSLISTSTPIISDDFSINEGRWGWLENDIGVIEILDGFLSIYVEQPYYTKSSTYLSPLQLTDFTVQVKAAPIAGSRDNNYGFFFLNSNRDVIYFAISSEGYFCVQKSENGTWHTLQNWTKNSVIVNELGRINLLAVQAKDSKFTFYVNNQPMILLETAEPFIVTELALAAGTEGEQGGVRVVFDNLVVYEE